One segment of Pangasianodon hypophthalmus isolate fPanHyp1 chromosome 10, fPanHyp1.pri, whole genome shotgun sequence DNA contains the following:
- the LOC117597320 gene encoding inactive histone-lysine N-methyltransferase 2E-like isoform X3, whose product MSFMSRVSVCGRSFSMCSASSCGTHNTSIFKKQRPVYRLCEMKLRRRRRDNPKQEAEYFTSAAKDKEGFDVKYINSFIGRGVFSCVHFDKGDFLLEYRGQLINKAECERRQKLYHDAMKVFMYEFRFNGRLLCVDASREDGSLGRLVNDDHISPNSKMKIITVEGKPHLCLFATRSIDPGEEITYDYGNSELPWRNKIVAEEHQLPPEENSTMALSEARRVKDNQSLSQHQAVSEADPFTPVTEDTQAAINQTEQNIAGAVTEVTSELTSVMDKLETDVLGGETEKNIAGAVTEVTSELTSVMDKLETDVPGGETEKNTAGTITEVTTVLTTIKDKMEPEVPRKETEKITIVKEQSGPEEKDTIAPSEKTEKNCKHEMVFTTVSSMNKCAACVGPVASLKWIGLRCKVCNCFWHKSCFVKLIKNESLSWGCRRITHQKKPKLDVLVVFSKLYMWF is encoded by the exons ATGTCATTCATGTCACGTGTCTCGGTTTGTGGGCGGAGTTTCTCTATGTGCAGCGCGTCATCATGCGGAACTCATAATACgtcaatctttaaaaaacag CGCCCGGTGTACAGACTGTGTGAGATgaagctgaggaggaggaggagagacaatCCCAAACAGGAGGCTGAATATTTCACATCTGCTGCCAAAGACAAGGAGGGATTTgatgtgaaatatataaattcatttatag GACGTGGAGTATTCagttgtgttcattttgataaGGGAGATTTTCTTTTGGAGTACAGAGGACAACTCATAAACAAAGCTGAATGTGAACGACGACAGAAGTTATATCACGATGCCATGAAAGTATTCATGTATGAATTCCGTTTCAATGGAAGACTCTTATG TGTCGATGCTTCCAGAGAAGATGGTTCCCTTGGGAGACTTGTCAATGATGACCACATCAgcccaaacagcaaaatgaaaataatcactgtagaGGGAAAGCctcatctgtgtttatttgcgACTAGGAGCATCGACCCTGGAGAAGAAATCACATACGATTATGGCAATTCTGAGTTGCCTTGGAGAAATAAG ATTGTAGCTGAAGAACACCAACTGCCACCAGAGGAAAACAGCACTATGGCATTGAGTGAGGCCAGGAGGGTGAAAGACAATCAGTCTCTGTCACAGCACCAG GCTGTTTCTGAGGCAGACCCCTTTACCCCTGTGACCGAAGATACCCAGGCAGCCATCAACCAAACAGAACAG aatatagctggagccgtcactgaggttacatcagagctgacgtctgtgatggacaagttggagactgatgttctgggaggagagacagaaaag aatatagctggagccgtcactgaggttacatcagagctgacgtctgtgatggacaagttggagactgatgttccaggaggagagacagaaaag aatacAGCTGGAACCATTACTGAGGTTACAACAGTGCTGACGACTATAAAGGACAAGATGGAGCCTGAGGTTCCAAGaaaggagacagaaaag ATTACCATTGTGAAGGAGCAATCTGGGCCTGAGGAAAAAGATACAATAGCACCaagtgagaaaacagaaaaa AATTGTAAACATGAAATGGTCTTCACAACTGTTTCGAGCATGAACAAATGTGCAGCATGTGTTGGACCTGTAGCATCACTCAAATGGATTGGTCTGAGATGCAAAG tcTGCAATTGTTTTTGGCACAAGTCCTGCTTTGTAAAACTTATTAAGAATGAGTCACTATCATGG GGATGCAGAAGGATCACCCACCAAAAGAAGCCAAAGCTGGATGTTCTGGTTGTATTTTCCAAGTTATATATGTGgttttga
- the LOC117597320 gene encoding inactive histone-lysine N-methyltransferase 2E-like isoform X2 yields MSFMSRVSVCGRSFSMCSASSCGTHNTSIFKKQRPVYRLCEMKLRRRRRDNPKQEAEYFTSAAKDKEGFDVKYINSFIGRGVFSCVHFDKGDFLLEYRGQLINKAECERRQKLYHDAMKVFMYEFRFNGRLLCVDASREDGSLGRLVNDDHISPNSKMKIITVEGKPHLCLFATRSIDPGEEITYDYGNSELPWRNKIVAEEHQLPPEENSTMALSEARRVKDNQSLSQHQAVSEADPFTPVTEDTQAAINQTEQNIAGAVTEVTSELTSVMDKLETDVLGGETEKNIAGAVTEVTSELTSVMDKLETDVPGGETEKNTAGTITEVTTVLTTIKDKMEPEVPRKETEKITIVKEQSGPEEKDTIAPSEKTEKNCKHEMVFTTVSSMNKCAACVGPVASLKWIGLRCKVCNCFWHKSCFVKLIKNESLSWLPNPRRYLVWECRLCHGCQTQNPDPTVVFI; encoded by the exons ATGTCATTCATGTCACGTGTCTCGGTTTGTGGGCGGAGTTTCTCTATGTGCAGCGCGTCATCATGCGGAACTCATAATACgtcaatctttaaaaaacag CGCCCGGTGTACAGACTGTGTGAGATgaagctgaggaggaggaggagagacaatCCCAAACAGGAGGCTGAATATTTCACATCTGCTGCCAAAGACAAGGAGGGATTTgatgtgaaatatataaattcatttatag GACGTGGAGTATTCagttgtgttcattttgataaGGGAGATTTTCTTTTGGAGTACAGAGGACAACTCATAAACAAAGCTGAATGTGAACGACGACAGAAGTTATATCACGATGCCATGAAAGTATTCATGTATGAATTCCGTTTCAATGGAAGACTCTTATG TGTCGATGCTTCCAGAGAAGATGGTTCCCTTGGGAGACTTGTCAATGATGACCACATCAgcccaaacagcaaaatgaaaataatcactgtagaGGGAAAGCctcatctgtgtttatttgcgACTAGGAGCATCGACCCTGGAGAAGAAATCACATACGATTATGGCAATTCTGAGTTGCCTTGGAGAAATAAG ATTGTAGCTGAAGAACACCAACTGCCACCAGAGGAAAACAGCACTATGGCATTGAGTGAGGCCAGGAGGGTGAAAGACAATCAGTCTCTGTCACAGCACCAG GCTGTTTCTGAGGCAGACCCCTTTACCCCTGTGACCGAAGATACCCAGGCAGCCATCAACCAAACAGAACAG aatatagctggagccgtcactgaggttacatcagagctgacgtctgtgatggacaagttggagactgatgttctgggaggagagacagaaaag aatatagctggagccgtcactgaggttacatcagagctgacgtctgtgatggacaagttggagactgatgttccaggaggagagacagaaaag aatacAGCTGGAACCATTACTGAGGTTACAACAGTGCTGACGACTATAAAGGACAAGATGGAGCCTGAGGTTCCAAGaaaggagacagaaaag ATTACCATTGTGAAGGAGCAATCTGGGCCTGAGGAAAAAGATACAATAGCACCaagtgagaaaacagaaaaa AATTGTAAACATGAAATGGTCTTCACAACTGTTTCGAGCATGAACAAATGTGCAGCATGTGTTGGACCTGTAGCATCACTCAAATGGATTGGTCTGAGATGCAAAG tcTGCAATTGTTTTTGGCACAAGTCCTGCTTTGTAAAACTTATTAAGAATGAGTCACTATCATGG CTTCCAAACCCCAGGAGATATCTGGTGTGGGAATGTAGACTCTGCCATGGCTGCCAAACCCAAAACCCTGACCCTACCGTGGTGTTCATTTAG
- the LOC117597320 gene encoding inactive histone-lysine N-methyltransferase 2E-like isoform X1 → MSFMSRVSVCGRSFSMCSASSCGTHNTSIFKKQRPVYRLCEMKLRRRRRDNPKQEAEYFTSAAKDKEGFDVKYINSFIGRGVFSCVHFDKGDFLLEYRGQLINKAECERRQKLYHDAMKVFMYEFRFNGRLLCVDASREDGSLGRLVNDDHISPNSKMKIITVEGKPHLCLFATRSIDPGEEITYDYGNSELPWRNKIVAEEHQLPPEENSTMALSEARRVKDNQSLSQHQAVSEADPFTPVTEDTQAAINQTEQNIAGAVTEVTSELTSVMDKLETDVLGGETEKNIAGAVTEVTSELTSVMDKLETDVPGGETEKNTAGTITEVTTVLTTIKDKMEPEVPRKETEKITIVKEQSGPEEKDTIAPSEKTEKNCKHEMVFTTVSSMNKCAACVGPVASLKWIGLRCKVCNCFWHKSCFVKLIKNESLSWVSAFIIHYINFSHLQVQFLVIVCFLVLESKYW, encoded by the exons ATGTCATTCATGTCACGTGTCTCGGTTTGTGGGCGGAGTTTCTCTATGTGCAGCGCGTCATCATGCGGAACTCATAATACgtcaatctttaaaaaacag CGCCCGGTGTACAGACTGTGTGAGATgaagctgaggaggaggaggagagacaatCCCAAACAGGAGGCTGAATATTTCACATCTGCTGCCAAAGACAAGGAGGGATTTgatgtgaaatatataaattcatttatag GACGTGGAGTATTCagttgtgttcattttgataaGGGAGATTTTCTTTTGGAGTACAGAGGACAACTCATAAACAAAGCTGAATGTGAACGACGACAGAAGTTATATCACGATGCCATGAAAGTATTCATGTATGAATTCCGTTTCAATGGAAGACTCTTATG TGTCGATGCTTCCAGAGAAGATGGTTCCCTTGGGAGACTTGTCAATGATGACCACATCAgcccaaacagcaaaatgaaaataatcactgtagaGGGAAAGCctcatctgtgtttatttgcgACTAGGAGCATCGACCCTGGAGAAGAAATCACATACGATTATGGCAATTCTGAGTTGCCTTGGAGAAATAAG ATTGTAGCTGAAGAACACCAACTGCCACCAGAGGAAAACAGCACTATGGCATTGAGTGAGGCCAGGAGGGTGAAAGACAATCAGTCTCTGTCACAGCACCAG GCTGTTTCTGAGGCAGACCCCTTTACCCCTGTGACCGAAGATACCCAGGCAGCCATCAACCAAACAGAACAG aatatagctggagccgtcactgaggttacatcagagctgacgtctgtgatggacaagttggagactgatgttctgggaggagagacagaaaag aatatagctggagccgtcactgaggttacatcagagctgacgtctgtgatggacaagttggagactgatgttccaggaggagagacagaaaag aatacAGCTGGAACCATTACTGAGGTTACAACAGTGCTGACGACTATAAAGGACAAGATGGAGCCTGAGGTTCCAAGaaaggagacagaaaag ATTACCATTGTGAAGGAGCAATCTGGGCCTGAGGAAAAAGATACAATAGCACCaagtgagaaaacagaaaaa AATTGTAAACATGAAATGGTCTTCACAACTGTTTCGAGCATGAACAAATGTGCAGCATGTGTTGGACCTGTAGCATCACTCAAATGGATTGGTCTGAGATGCAAAG tcTGCAATTGTTTTTGGCACAAGTCCTGCTTTGTAAAACTTATTAAGAATGAGTCACTATCATGGGTGAGtgcatttataattcattatataaattttagtcATTTGCAAGTGCAATTTCTAGTGATCGTTTGTTTTCTGGTACTAGAGAGTAAGTACTGGTGA
- the LOC117597320 gene encoding inactive histone-lysine N-methyltransferase 2E-like isoform X4, translating to MEPSRPVYRLCEMKLRRRRRDNPKQEAEYFTSAAKDKEGFDVKYINSFIGRGVFSCVHFDKGDFLLEYRGQLINKAECERRQKLYHDAMKVFMYEFRFNGRLLCVDASREDGSLGRLVNDDHISPNSKMKIITVEGKPHLCLFATRSIDPGEEITYDYGNSELPWRNKIVAEEHQLPPEENSTMALSEARRVKDNQSLSQHQAVSEADPFTPVTEDTQAAINQTEQNIAGAVTEVTSELTSVMDKLETDVLGGETEKNIAGAVTEVTSELTSVMDKLETDVPGGETEKNTAGTITEVTTVLTTIKDKMEPEVPRKETEKITIVKEQSGPEEKDTIAPSEKTEKNCKHEMVFTTVSSMNKCAACVGPVASLKWIGLRCKVCNCFWHKSCFVKLIKNESLSWVSAFIIHYINFSHLQVQFLVIVCFLVLESKYW from the exons ATGGAGCCCTCG CGCCCGGTGTACAGACTGTGTGAGATgaagctgaggaggaggaggagagacaatCCCAAACAGGAGGCTGAATATTTCACATCTGCTGCCAAAGACAAGGAGGGATTTgatgtgaaatatataaattcatttatag GACGTGGAGTATTCagttgtgttcattttgataaGGGAGATTTTCTTTTGGAGTACAGAGGACAACTCATAAACAAAGCTGAATGTGAACGACGACAGAAGTTATATCACGATGCCATGAAAGTATTCATGTATGAATTCCGTTTCAATGGAAGACTCTTATG TGTCGATGCTTCCAGAGAAGATGGTTCCCTTGGGAGACTTGTCAATGATGACCACATCAgcccaaacagcaaaatgaaaataatcactgtagaGGGAAAGCctcatctgtgtttatttgcgACTAGGAGCATCGACCCTGGAGAAGAAATCACATACGATTATGGCAATTCTGAGTTGCCTTGGAGAAATAAG ATTGTAGCTGAAGAACACCAACTGCCACCAGAGGAAAACAGCACTATGGCATTGAGTGAGGCCAGGAGGGTGAAAGACAATCAGTCTCTGTCACAGCACCAG GCTGTTTCTGAGGCAGACCCCTTTACCCCTGTGACCGAAGATACCCAGGCAGCCATCAACCAAACAGAACAG aatatagctggagccgtcactgaggttacatcagagctgacgtctgtgatggacaagttggagactgatgttctgggaggagagacagaaaag aatatagctggagccgtcactgaggttacatcagagctgacgtctgtgatggacaagttggagactgatgttccaggaggagagacagaaaag aatacAGCTGGAACCATTACTGAGGTTACAACAGTGCTGACGACTATAAAGGACAAGATGGAGCCTGAGGTTCCAAGaaaggagacagaaaag ATTACCATTGTGAAGGAGCAATCTGGGCCTGAGGAAAAAGATACAATAGCACCaagtgagaaaacagaaaaa AATTGTAAACATGAAATGGTCTTCACAACTGTTTCGAGCATGAACAAATGTGCAGCATGTGTTGGACCTGTAGCATCACTCAAATGGATTGGTCTGAGATGCAAAG tcTGCAATTGTTTTTGGCACAAGTCCTGCTTTGTAAAACTTATTAAGAATGAGTCACTATCATGGGTGAGtgcatttataattcattatataaattttagtcATTTGCAAGTGCAATTTCTAGTGATCGTTTGTTTTCTGGTACTAGAGAGTAAGTACTGGTGA